The following proteins are encoded in a genomic region of Cryptomeria japonica chromosome 11, Sugi_1.0, whole genome shotgun sequence:
- the LOC131047082 gene encoding uncharacterized protein LOC131047082 codes for MDSNLHRQLAVELEDLDAEMKENSSLKRNPSAAEDFIETLKDQIDTSSEKRKELQDKLKEKEEQSMESQGKTDECENLARENEKDPTLHKQFSESARKRKIRNEEEAVAEQMGLTKEVLQRESDQNILREEDVIKPQPKLVNPPKQSKINPSRYTTLFEVKKLGPPPKLKPIVSTGGVEKRKREKPSREYVSAKEETNFDEEVRKVKKTATYAQINVACRKDEETQEYVLVNTCSFISWVEVERLSKLANEKFKRKKRINKIMLGKINEIAKETEEIRKNFLLELRYEVNQAEVATHLVEHIPKKTSISEVSIEVSGGLKDQPFVDSVEKDAAQDEPIDNLVVDISGEATQDPPEIEVLAEMIVEKIEKGEKGVSAEVEKEKGDEPIEKPLVTMIVANVTKKGKEFDVEDDFYHGLVDLGTLSPIKALKLSTQGQNKASEDLLKSQSEDKEVISLATEVFEKLFPSFS; via the exons ATGGACTCTAATTTGCATAGACAACTTGCAGTggaacttgaagatcttgatgcagaaATGAAGGAAAATAGTAGCTTGAAAAGAAATCCGAGtgcagctgaagacttcattgaaaCCCTGAAAGATCAAATAGACACTTCTAGCGAAAAGAGAAAGGAGCTACAAGACAAGCTGAAAGAGAAGGAAGAACAAAGCATGGAAAGTCAGGGCAAGACTGATGAGTGTGAAaatcttgctagagagaat GAAAAAGACCCCACCTTGCATAAGCAATTCTCTGAGTCAGCAAGAAAGAGAAAGATTAGAAATGAAGAGGAGGCTGTTGCAGAACAAATGGGATTGACAAAGGAGGTTTTACAAAGGGAAAGTGATCAGAATATACTGAGAGAAGAGGATGTAATTAAGCCACAACCCAAACTAGTAAACCCTCCTAAGCAATCCAAGATAAATCCTAGTAGATATACAACTCTCTTCGAAGTGAAGAAACTAGGACCTCCACCCAAGCTCAAGCCAATAGTATCAACTGGTGGAGTTGAGAAAAGGAAAAGGGAGAAGCCTTCAAGGGAGTATGTGTCAGCAAAGGAGGAGACAAATTTCGATGAGGAAGTCCGAAAAGTTAAAAAGACTGCTACTTATGCTCAA ATAAATGTTGCTTGTAGAAAAGATGAAGAAACACAAGAGTATGTTTTAGTAAACACTTGTTCATTCATATCATGGGTGGAAGTTGAAAGATTATCGAAGTTGGCAaatgaaaaattcaaaagaaagaaGAGAATTAACAAGATTATGCTTGGTAAAATTAATGAAATTGCAAAAGAAACAGAGGAAATAAGAAAAAACTTTTTGTTAGAGCTAAGATATGAGGTAAATCAGGCAGAGGTTGCCACCCACTTAGTAGAACACATTCCTAAAAAAACCTCCATTTCGGAAGTAAGTATTGAAGTCTCTGGTGGTCTGAAGGATCAACCATTTGTCGATTCGGTTGAGAAAGATGCTGCACAAGATGAACCTATTGATAATCTAGTAGTAGATATCTCTGGTGAAGCTACTCAAGACCCTCCCGAGATAGAAGTTCTTGCAGAGATGATAGTTGAGAAGATAGAAAAAGGTGAAAAGGGTGTGAGTgcagaagttgaaaaggagaagggtGATGAGCCAATAGAGAAACCTTTGGTAACCATGATTGTGGCCAATGTCACTAAAAAAGGTAAGGAGTTTGATGTAGAGGATGATTTTTATCATGGTCTAGTGGATTTGGGCACCTTATCCCCTATTAAAGCTTTGAAACTTTCCACTCAAGGTCAGAACAAGGCAAGTGAAGACTTGTTGAAATCTCAGTCTGAAGATAAAGAGGTCATCTCTCTTGCAACTGAGGTTTTCGAGAAGCTTTTTCCTAGTTTCAGTTAG